One Myxosarcina sp. GI1 genomic window carries:
- a CDS encoding amino acid adenylation domain-containing protein, which translates to MISEQMQSISSTTQKNWQYWQQKLSGTLPAIELPSDRLRTPTVNSSYASYSFKLKTELVEQLEQLSVRQETPLETVLLAAFKIFLYRYTNQEDMVVFAPNLAKTENNATPVILRSSLAKDLSFTDYLATVRQTVLEAFTHREYDFELLKDKLLSVQDWSYFRVWFDVREESAIELKSNEFDLCLEIAHSKILSVNFKYNSDLFDRSTIERMARHWQTLVEQILATPDRAISRLPLLLPAEQEQLLQNWNQTQVAYPSDKLIHQLFEERVKENPSAVAVVFEEQEVSYGELNRRANQLAHYLQSLGVKPEVLVGICIERSVEMVVGLLGIIKAGGAYVPCDPNLPEERLSYMLNDSGVEVLLSQKSLVAALPSHNAKVICLDSDRAEIEAYSPENLDIDIDANNLAYVIYTSGSTGKPKGVMNTHFGIHNRLRWMQAEYQLNSSDRVVQKTPFSFDVSVWEFFWTLMTGATIVVARPEGHKDSNYLANLIAQQQITTMHFVPSMLQVFLQEPNLERCSSLKRVFCSGEALPYELTQRFFSQLNCELHNLYGPTEAAIDVTYWQCQPQNDSNIVPIGRPIANTQTYILDEHFEPVPIGVLGELYLGGDNLARGYLNRPELTQEKFIINPLANTPSPRLYKTGDLARYRSDGNIEFLGRIDHQVKLRGFRIELGEIEAVLDAHPQVQQSVVLASDDLTGNKRLVAYLASSETLSSDRLREHLLAKLPEYMVPSIFITLDAIPLTPNGKVDRRALPAPDIRQAMEKSYQAPSTVREQSLADIWKSVLNLEKVGVEDNFFELGGNSILAMQVIAQMRSQLGIDLALDAIFNAPTIAKLAQTIELQATSEQKVTIQPIERNKELSLSSSERSLWFFEKLNPQTAVYNIPLVFKLKGAVNIEVLEQSLNRIVQRHEIFRTAYPEVNGQPQKVIATELAIKLAVFELSDTSEAEAWATREAKQPFDLAKEPLLRAILLSLESDEYWLVVTCHHIVFDGWSIKILFDELAGYYDALINNSAVNLEDLTVQYVDYAHWQQQWLQSEEYTKQLDYWRKQLEGSAPLMELPTDRSRPAVQTYLGDRHYFQLTPELTQALNALSRQEGVTLFMTLLAAFKVLLYRYTGQSDVIVGSPFANRNTANTEQLIGFFVNTLVLRTNLGDDLSFRELLSRILETTSGAYAHANLPFEKLVEELQPERNLSYNPIFQVMFALQKQLPTAQSLSGLTWEVEEKGTGSSMFDLTLDAIETPTGIAGYFEYNSNLFDRDTIARMNAHWQTLLEGIVTNPKAQIAYLPLLTPAEQQTLIDWNQLWVNKTDKSKDVRQLFEAQVERTPDAIAVEFDGRQLTYRQLNQKVNQLAHYLQTLGVGAEVLVGICVERSLEMIIGLLGIFKAGGAYVPLDPNYPQDRLAYMVADSQIAVLLTQAKWQAHLPETQAQIVNLDSDWEQISNYSTENTVINITTDNLAYVIYTSGSTGKPKGVMITHQGLSCFSQSAIRRYRFTSSDRILQFASINFDAAVEQIFPGLCVGATIVLRTDAMLTDLKTFFSICENLALTVLGFTTSYWHQLAAELTAKDISFPESLRLVIIGGEAVMPEPVKRWQKKVIESGKRNRLELVNSYGPTEATVVTTSYTIPADNSLKGEVPIGRPWGHLQTYILDRHLQLVPIGVPGELHVGGDSLARGYLNRSDLTAAKFIPNPFSEEANARMYKTGDLARYLPNGEIEYLGRIDNQVKIRGFRIELGEIEAILTQHPNISEAAIIVSEDSTYGKRLIAYLVSRSEKLQTKEVRAFLQERLPKYMVPSGFMFLKSMPLTPNNKLDRRALPAPDISRDDTEIAKPTNDVEQKLVEIWSNTLGIHPIGIQDNFFELGGHSLLAVKLFGEIERQFDRKLPLASLFEAPTIEQLALMLQTPQKTTSFDSVVKLKEGTTPPLFLVHDADGETILYLNLAQHLKPEQTVYGLRPYSQAGSPFLHTRLSEIVAHYVREIRKVQPQGPYAIGGLCAGGVLAFEIACQLQAEGEQVPLVAIIDAINLQGIEQDNFSSVNQVRKQNFLKLIDSKQETNKLKFVTNILKVLPRKVFNLVTYEISSKSEQFTDNLRIKLLRYCLDRQLTIPRFCQNIPLRSIYAYAESDYQPSVYQGQLTLWRATEKLELDNPAIDDTPAILEVKDPLLGWGKQATNGVAAHDIPGGHSSMLQEPHVRVMAEKLQPYLDAILNE; encoded by the coding sequence ATAATCAGCGAGCAGATGCAAAGTATTTCTAGTACAACTCAAAAAAATTGGCAATATTGGCAACAAAAACTATCTGGTACTCTACCTGCGATCGAATTGCCAAGCGATCGCCTACGCACACCTACAGTTAACAGCAGTTATGCTTCCTATTCATTTAAACTCAAAACCGAACTAGTAGAGCAGCTAGAGCAGTTATCAGTTCGACAAGAAACACCGTTAGAAACAGTTTTGTTAGCGGCTTTTAAAATCTTTCTCTATCGCTACACCAACCAGGAAGACATGGTGGTGTTTGCTCCTAATCTAGCTAAAACTGAGAATAACGCGACTCCAGTTATTTTACGCTCTAGTTTGGCAAAAGATTTGAGTTTTACTGACTATTTAGCTACAGTACGCCAAACAGTATTAGAAGCTTTCACTCATAGAGAATATGACTTTGAACTACTAAAAGATAAATTGTTGTCGGTACAAGACTGGAGTTATTTTAGAGTATGGTTTGATGTTCGAGAAGAAAGTGCGATCGAGTTAAAAAGTAACGAATTCGATCTATGTCTAGAAATAGCCCACAGCAAAATTTTATCGGTCAATTTTAAATACAATAGCGATTTATTCGATCGCTCTACTATCGAACGCATGGCTAGACATTGGCAAACTTTAGTCGAGCAAATTTTAGCTACTCCAGATCGAGCAATTTCTCGGTTGCCTTTATTATTGCCAGCAGAACAAGAGCAGTTACTACAAAACTGGAATCAAACTCAAGTCGCATATCCCAGCGATAAATTAATCCATCAACTATTTGAAGAACGAGTAAAAGAAAACCCCTCAGCAGTAGCAGTCGTATTTGAAGAACAAGAAGTAAGCTACGGAGAATTAAACCGCAGAGCCAACCAGCTAGCACACTATCTACAAAGTCTGGGAGTAAAACCAGAAGTGCTAGTAGGCATTTGTATCGAACGTTCGGTAGAAATGGTAGTAGGTTTGTTAGGCATTATCAAAGCTGGTGGTGCTTATGTACCTTGCGATCCTAACTTACCCGAAGAACGCTTGAGCTATATGCTAAATGACTCTGGGGTTGAGGTATTGTTAAGCCAAAAATCTCTAGTAGCAGCTTTACCCAGCCACAATGCCAAGGTAATTTGCTTAGATAGCGATCGCGCTGAAATCGAGGCATATAGCCCAGAAAATCTCGATATAGATATAGATGCCAACAATCTCGCCTACGTCATTTACACCTCGGGTTCGACTGGCAAACCCAAAGGAGTGATGAATACTCATTTTGGTATCCACAACCGTTTGCGCTGGATGCAGGCAGAGTATCAATTAAATAGTAGCGATCGCGTAGTGCAGAAAACTCCCTTTAGTTTTGATGTCTCGGTATGGGAATTTTTCTGGACGCTAATGACAGGAGCGACTATTGTAGTTGCCAGACCTGAAGGACACAAAGACAGTAATTATCTAGCGAATTTAATCGCACAGCAGCAGATTACTACTATGCACTTTGTCCCTTCAATGCTGCAAGTTTTCTTACAAGAACCAAACTTAGAACGCTGTAGTTCTCTAAAGCGCGTTTTTTGTAGTGGCGAAGCTTTACCCTACGAACTTACTCAACGCTTTTTCTCGCAACTTAACTGCGAACTGCACAATCTTTATGGTCCTACAGAAGCGGCGATCGACGTTACCTACTGGCAGTGTCAACCACAAAACGATTCTAATATCGTGCCTATCGGTCGTCCCATTGCCAATACTCAGACTTATATTTTAGACGAACACTTTGAGCCAGTTCCTATCGGCGTTTTAGGCGAATTATATCTCGGTGGAGACAATCTAGCGCGTGGCTATCTCAACCGTCCCGAACTGACTCAAGAAAAATTTATTATTAACCCCTTAGCTAATACACCATCGCCACGCCTTTATAAAACGGGTGACTTGGCACGCTACCGCAGCGATGGTAATATTGAATTTTTAGGACGTATAGACCATCAGGTTAAGCTGAGAGGCTTTCGGATCGAACTGGGAGAAATCGAAGCAGTCTTAGACGCACATCCGCAAGTTCAACAGTCGGTAGTATTGGCAAGTGATGACTTGACTGGTAACAAACGCCTGGTGGCATATTTAGCTAGTAGCGAAACCTTGAGTAGCGATCGCCTGCGAGAACATCTTTTGGCCAAGCTACCAGAATACATGGTACCTTCAATCTTTATTACTCTAGATGCCATACCCCTTACCCCCAACGGAAAAGTAGATCGCCGCGCTTTACCCGCGCCAGACATCAGACAGGCGATGGAAAAATCCTATCAAGCTCCTAGTACAGTTCGCGAACAGTCCCTTGCAGACATTTGGAAGAGCGTTTTGAATCTAGAAAAAGTCGGCGTTGAAGATAATTTCTTCGAGCTTGGCGGTAATTCTATTTTGGCAATGCAGGTTATTGCACAGATGCGATCGCAGTTGGGTATCGATTTAGCTCTCGATGCTATTTTTAATGCTCCTACCATTGCTAAGTTGGCTCAAACTATCGAGCTTCAAGCTACATCGGAACAAAAAGTAACAATCCAACCTATAGAGCGCAACAAAGAATTATCCCTTTCCTCTTCCGAACGCAGTCTCTGGTTTTTTGAGAAGTTAAATCCGCAAACTGCTGTTTATAACATTCCTCTGGTTTTCAAACTCAAAGGTGCAGTAAATATAGAGGTTTTAGAACAAAGTCTCAATCGCATCGTGCAAAGACACGAAATTTTCCGCACTGCTTATCCAGAGGTAAACGGACAACCACAAAAGGTAATTGCCACAGAGCTAGCAATAAAATTAGCAGTTTTCGAGCTTTCTGACACTTCCGAGGCAGAAGCGTGGGCAACCAGAGAAGCCAAACAGCCATTCGATCTGGCTAAGGAACCATTGCTAAGAGCTATATTATTATCTTTAGAATCGGATGAATACTGGCTGGTAGTTACCTGTCACCACATTGTCTTTGACGGCTGGTCGATTAAAATTTTATTCGACGAGTTAGCAGGTTATTATGATGCGCTGATTAATAATTCGGCTGTTAATCTTGAAGACTTGACCGTTCAGTATGTCGATTATGCTCATTGGCAGCAGCAATGGTTGCAAAGCGAAGAATATACCAAACAGCTTGACTATTGGCGCAAGCAGCTTGAAGGTAGTGCGCCATTGATGGAATTGCCTACAGATAGATCTAGACCTGCGGTACAAACTTATTTGGGCGATCGCCATTATTTTCAGCTAACTCCAGAACTCACCCAGGCACTTAATGCTTTAAGTCGTCAAGAAGGAGTTACTTTGTTTATGACTCTTTTGGCTGCCTTTAAAGTCTTACTCTATCGCTATACAGGACAGTCCGATGTTATCGTTGGTTCTCCCTTTGCCAACCGCAATACGGCTAATACAGAGCAGTTAATCGGCTTTTTTGTCAATACTTTAGTGTTACGGACTAATTTAGGAGACGATTTAAGCTTCCGAGAATTATTGAGTCGTATTCTGGAGACAACATCGGGGGCTTATGCTCATGCCAATTTACCCTTTGAAAAATTAGTTGAGGAACTACAGCCAGAGCGGAATTTAAGCTACAACCCTATATTCCAAGTCATGTTTGCCTTACAAAAACAGTTGCCGACAGCGCAATCGCTGTCGGGTTTAACCTGGGAAGTTGAGGAAAAAGGCACTGGTAGTTCGATGTTCGACCTAACCTTAGATGCGATCGAAACTCCTACAGGAATTGCAGGGTATTTTGAATACAATAGCAACTTGTTCGATCGCGACACTATTGCCAGAATGAATGCCCATTGGCAGACTTTGTTAGAAGGCATCGTTACTAATCCCAAAGCGCAAATTGCCTATTTACCATTACTAACTCCAGCAGAACAACAAACTCTAATCGATTGGAATCAACTTTGGGTTAACAAAACCGACAAAAGTAAAGATGTTCGACAGTTATTTGAGGCACAGGTAGAACGTACCCCCGATGCGATCGCGGTTGAGTTTGACGGTCGCCAGCTTACCTATCGGCAACTAAACCAAAAAGTTAATCAGTTAGCGCATTATTTACAAACTTTAGGAGTTGGCGCAGAAGTACTGGTGGGGATCTGTGTGGAAAGATCTTTAGAAATGATTATCGGTTTGTTAGGTATTTTTAAAGCTGGTGGTGCTTATGTACCTCTCGATCCCAATTATCCGCAAGATCGTTTGGCTTACATGGTTGCCGATTCCCAAATTGCCGTATTGTTAACTCAAGCCAAATGGCAAGCTCACCTACCAGAAACTCAAGCACAAATCGTCAATTTAGACTCCGATTGGGAACAGATTAGTAACTACAGTACCGAAAATACGGTTATCAACATCACGACCGATAATCTGGCATACGTAATCTATACCTCTGGTTCGACAGGTAAACCAAAAGGTGTAATGATTACCCATCAAGGTCTAAGCTGCTTTAGTCAATCGGCAATTAGAAGATATCGCTTCACCTCTAGCGATCGCATACTTCAGTTTGCCTCAATTAATTTTGATGCTGCGGTAGAACAAATCTTTCCTGGTTTGTGTGTGGGAGCAACTATAGTATTACGCACCGATGCGATGCTGACAGACTTGAAGACCTTTTTCTCAATCTGTGAAAATTTAGCTTTAACTGTATTGGGTTTCACAACCTCTTACTGGCATCAGCTAGCGGCAGAATTAACTGCTAAAGATATTTCTTTTCCAGAATCTCTAAGATTAGTAATTATTGGTGGCGAAGCAGTAATGCCCGAACCCGTAAAACGCTGGCAGAAAAAAGTAATTGAATCTGGCAAGCGCAATCGCCTAGAGTTAGTTAACTCTTATGGTCCTACTGAAGCTACCGTTGTTACCACGTCCTATACAATTCCAGCAGATAATTCTCTTAAAGGTGAAGTTCCTATCGGTCGTCCCTGGGGACATCTGCAAACATATATTCTCGATCGCCATTTACAACTAGTTCCCATCGGAGTACCAGGAGAGCTACATGTTGGTGGCGATAGTTTGGCAAGAGGATATCTCAACCGTTCGGACTTGACCGCAGCCAAATTTATTCCCAATCCTTTTAGTGAAGAAGCTAACGCCCGTATGTATAAAACTGGCGATTTAGCACGCTATCTACCTAATGGAGAAATTGAATATTTAGGTCGCATCGATAACCAAGTCAAAATTCGTGGTTTTCGTATCGAATTGGGTGAAATAGAAGCCATACTCACACAGCATCCTAATATTAGTGAAGCAGCAATTATAGTTAGCGAGGATTCAACTTATGGCAAACGTCTAATTGCTTATTTAGTGAGTCGCTCGGAAAAACTGCAAACCAAAGAAGTACGTGCTTTTCTGCAAGAGCGATTGCCCAAATACATGGTGCCTAGTGGCTTTATGTTTTTAAAGTCTATGCCCCTGACACCCAACAATAAACTCGATCGCCGTGCTTTACCCGCTCCAGATATCTCTAGAGACGATACAGAAATAGCCAAACCTACCAATGATGTCGAACAAAAGCTAGTAGAGATTTGGTCTAATACTTTGGGTATCCATCCTATCGGTATTCAAGACAATTTCTTTGAATTAGGGGGACATTCCCTATTAGCAGTCAAGCTGTTTGGTGAAATCGAGCGGCAGTTCGATCGCAAATTACCTCTAGCTAGTCTATTTGAAGCTCCTACCATCGAGCAGCTAGCACTAATGCTGCAAACCCCTCAAAAGACTACTTCTTTTGATTCTGTAGTCAAACTCAAAGAAGGTACTACTCCACCGCTATTTTTAGTTCATGATGCCGATGGAGAAACAATTCTCTATTTAAATTTGGCACAGCATCTCAAACCAGAACAAACTGTTTACGGTTTAAGACCCTATAGCCAAGCTGGTTCGCCATTTCTCCATACTCGTTTGTCCGAGATCGTCGCCCATTACGTTAGAGAAATACGCAAAGTGCAGCCTCAAGGACCTTATGCCATTGGTGGCTTGTGTGCGGGTGGTGTCTTAGCCTTTGAAATTGCCTGCCAACTTCAGGCAGAAGGAGAGCAAGTTCCTTTGGTAGCAATTATCGATGCGATTAATCTGCAAGGAATAGAGCAAGATAACTTTAGTTCGGTTAACCAAGTCCGCAAACAAAACTTCCTCAAACTCATAGATTCCAAACAAGAAACTAACAAACTCAAATTTGTTACCAATATTTTGAAAGTTTTACCGAGAAAGGTATTCAATCTAGTTACTTACGAAATTAGTAGCAAGAGCGAACAGTTTACCGATAATCTGCGGATTAAGCTTTTAAGATACTGTCTCGATCGCCAACTTACTATACCTCGCTTCTGTCAAAATATTCCCCTCAGAAGCATCTATGCCTATGCCGAATCTGACTATCAGCCCTCAGTTTATCAAGGTCAATTAACCTTATGGCGAGCTACTGAAAAGTTAGAGCTAGACAATCCAGCCATAGACGATACGCCAGCAATCTTAGAAGTCAAAGATCCCTTACTCGGTTGGGGTAAACAAGCTACCAATGGAGTCGCAGCCCATGACATCCCTGGCGGTCACTCCAGTATGCTCCAAGAACCCCACGTGCGCGTTATGGCAGAAAAACTGCAACCATACCTCGATGCGATACTCAACGAGTAG
- a CDS encoding glycosyltransferase family 4 protein has translation MKITFVLPTVNLSGGIRVVAIYARLLQQRGHKVFVVSVAHEQPSLTEQFRSLLKGQGWIDIPKHLPSHFDNLDVPHKIIPQGHQLADEDVPDADVVVATFWYTAEWVAKLSPQKGAKAYFVQGHEVFGGAGAATYQLPLHKIVISQFLLKLMRDKYGDPNLSFVPNSVDLQQFNAPIRSKQKVPTVGMLYSTEIERGCDINLRAIALVQKEIPKLRLVAFGVSKPSSELPLPPNSKYVRQPSQDTIKNIYAQCDAWLFGSREEGFGLPILEAMACRTPVIAVPGGAAPELLADGNGILVEPDNPLDMAKAIKHVCQLSNSEWQSMSERAYSKAGSYSWQDATSLFEVALQRAIEKQQPSSLSTASAIACK, from the coding sequence ATGAAAATTACATTTGTACTGCCTACTGTTAATCTTAGCGGCGGAATTCGGGTTGTAGCGATTTACGCTCGACTCTTACAACAGCGAGGACACAAAGTTTTTGTGGTTTCGGTAGCACACGAGCAGCCTAGCTTAACAGAGCAGTTTCGCTCTCTACTAAAAGGACAAGGATGGATCGATATACCCAAACATCTGCCCTCTCACTTCGACAATTTGGATGTACCCCACAAAATTATTCCTCAAGGACATCAGCTTGCAGATGAGGACGTACCAGATGCCGATGTAGTAGTCGCCACGTTTTGGTATACCGCCGAATGGGTAGCCAAACTTTCGCCACAAAAAGGAGCCAAAGCCTATTTCGTTCAAGGACATGAAGTTTTTGGTGGTGCTGGCGCGGCAACTTATCAGCTACCCCTGCACAAAATCGTTATTTCTCAATTTTTGCTCAAACTGATGCGAGATAAATACGGCGATCCCAATCTTTCCTTTGTCCCCAATAGCGTCGATCTCCAACAGTTTAATGCACCTATTCGTAGCAAACAAAAAGTTCCCACAGTGGGAATGCTTTATTCCACAGAAATAGAGAGGGGTTGCGACATAAATCTTCGAGCTATTGCTCTAGTACAAAAAGAAATTCCCAAACTACGTTTAGTTGCCTTTGGTGTTTCTAAGCCAAGTTCGGAATTGCCCTTACCGCCTAATAGCAAATATGTGCGACAGCCATCCCAAGATACGATTAAAAATATTTATGCACAATGTGATGCCTGGTTGTTTGGTAGTCGTGAGGAAGGCTTTGGTTTGCCTATTTTAGAGGCAATGGCTTGTCGTACTCCAGTTATTGCTGTTCCTGGCGGTGCCGCTCCCGAACTATTAGCAGATGGTAATGGAATTTTAGTCGAGCCAGACAACCCTTTAGATATGGCAAAAGCAATTAAACACGTCTGCCAGTTATCTAATAGTGAGTGGCAATCTATGTCCGAGCGGGCATACAGCAAAGCTGGCAGCTATAGTTGGCAGGATGCGACTTCACTTTTTGAAGTTGCATTACAAAGAGCGATCGAGAAGCAGCAGCCTTCTAGCCTGTCTACTGCTAGTGCCATAGCATGTAAGTAA
- a CDS encoding oligosaccharide flippase family protein codes for MSSATFKKRAIAGTVWTVFGYGTGQTLRLGSNLILTRLLVPELFGLMALVNVFIMGLNLFSDIGIVPSIMQNKRGEDPAFLNTAWTIQIIRGFILWLGCLAISYPVAQFYEEPRLQWLLPIVGLNSIIAGFNSTNVATLQREMEVGKVIRFELGVQIITLTVIVIWAWFSPSIWALVAGTLTSAIAELIWSHRLSTKFSNRFAWDKEAVKELSSFGRWIFISTAMTFLASEIDRLMLGKLFTLEMLSFYIIAFTFADIPEQIVSKVSFRVLYPTIVKYASLPRKQLRRKIIEQRWLILLGQAIALTMMVGFGDFLITFLYDDRYEPAAWILPILALGLWPLMLSITSDKALFAIGKPNFVAWGNLLKFIYMAIALPLAFQFQGVLGAVIVIAFNDLPFYGLTAYGLYRQKLSTFKQDILATLVLFALLGVVLTARYIWGFGLPIDRIL; via the coding sequence ATGTCATCAGCTACTTTCAAAAAACGAGCGATCGCAGGAACCGTTTGGACTGTTTTTGGTTACGGAACTGGTCAAACCCTGCGATTGGGAAGCAATCTAATTTTAACTCGGTTACTCGTTCCAGAGCTATTTGGCTTAATGGCTTTGGTCAACGTTTTTATCATGGGGTTAAATCTCTTTTCCGATATTGGGATTGTTCCCAGCATCATGCAGAATAAACGAGGAGAAGATCCCGCTTTTCTCAATACTGCCTGGACAATTCAGATAATCCGGGGGTTTATACTCTGGCTTGGTTGTCTGGCAATCTCCTATCCAGTAGCTCAGTTTTACGAAGAACCCAGACTGCAATGGTTGTTGCCAATAGTTGGTTTAAATTCAATTATAGCTGGCTTTAACTCTACCAATGTTGCTACTCTCCAGCGTGAGATGGAAGTGGGTAAAGTAATCAGGTTTGAGTTGGGAGTACAAATTATTACGCTAACGGTTATAGTTATCTGGGCTTGGTTTAGCCCCAGCATTTGGGCTTTAGTAGCGGGAACTCTTACTTCAGCGATCGCAGAGTTAATCTGGAGTCATCGACTAAGCACTAAATTTTCCAATCGTTTTGCTTGGGATAAAGAAGCAGTCAAAGAACTTTCTTCCTTTGGTAGATGGATCTTTATATCTACTGCCATGACCTTTTTGGCTTCAGAAATAGACAGGCTGATGTTAGGCAAACTTTTTACTCTAGAAATGCTAAGTTTTTATATCATTGCCTTTACCTTTGCCGATATTCCCGAACAAATAGTAAGTAAAGTCAGCTTTCGAGTTTTATATCCTACGATCGTCAAATATGCCAGTCTACCCCGTAAGCAATTGCGCCGTAAAATTATCGAACAACGATGGTTAATTTTACTCGGTCAGGCAATCGCACTAACCATGATGGTTGGATTTGGCGATTTTCTAATTACCTTTTTATACGACGACAGATACGAGCCAGCTGCCTGGATTTTGCCCATTTTGGCACTAGGTCTATGGCCCTTGATGCTGTCGATTACTAGCGATAAAGCCTTATTTGCCATTGGTAAACCAAATTTTGTCGCCTGGGGTAATTTACTGAAGTTTATTTATATGGCGATCGCCTTACCTTTAGCATTTCAGTTTCAAGGTGTTTTGGGCGCGGTAATTGTAATTGCCTTTAACGATTTGCCCTTTTATGGCTTGACCGCTTATGGTTTATATCGCCAAAAATTATCTACGTTCAAGCAAGATATACTGGCGACTTTGGTACTTTTCGCCTTGCTAGGCGTAGTTTTGACAGCCAGATACATTTGGGGATTCGGACTTCCCATAGACAGAATTTTATAG
- a CDS encoding glycosyltransferase, producing the protein MKIAYLINQYPAVSHSFIRREIQALEAEGFEVFRFSIRRSPSEIVDRADKLELAKTRFVLEVGIVGLLVGLLRVAITRPRRFLMATKLAIACGWHKDRGVLVHLAYLAEACVLLGWVTDAGIDRLHAHFAFNPTAVAMLCRVLGGPPYSFTVHGPESIDRAVILSLEEKIKRASFVVAISSYCQSQLYRWCDRQYWSKIHIVRCGLDRSFFEREITPVPETSQLVCVGRLNEQKGHLLLLEAAHQLALEGIKFKLVLVGDGELRAQIESAIARYKLHDCITITGWANNDEVCQQMLNSRATILASFAEGLPVVIMEALALGRPVVSTYIAGIPELVEPEVSGWLVPSGSAAALTKAMRQVLQLPTEQLSQMGRSGAAKVARQHDVAIEAKKLAALFRQQEFQIKQLTTEIAIERVPVSSSI; encoded by the coding sequence ATGAAAATTGCTTATTTAATAAATCAATATCCTGCGGTTAGCCATAGTTTTATACGACGAGAAATTCAAGCCCTAGAAGCAGAGGGATTTGAAGTTTTTCGATTTTCGATTCGCCGCTCTCCTTCTGAAATAGTCGATCGCGCTGACAAGTTAGAGTTAGCCAAGACTAGATTTGTCTTAGAAGTAGGCATAGTTGGTTTGCTTGTAGGTTTATTGCGGGTAGCCATAACTAGACCCAGACGATTTTTAATGGCAACCAAGTTAGCGATCGCCTGTGGTTGGCATAAAGATCGGGGAGTTTTAGTTCATTTAGCTTATCTAGCAGAAGCTTGTGTACTGCTAGGTTGGGTGACAGATGCAGGTATAGATCGCCTTCATGCCCATTTTGCCTTCAATCCTACCGCTGTAGCCATGTTGTGTCGCGTCTTAGGAGGACCGCCATACAGCTTTACCGTTCATGGACCAGAAAGCATCGATCGCGCAGTGATATTGTCTTTAGAAGAAAAAATTAAACGAGCGAGTTTTGTCGTAGCCATTAGTTCTTATTGTCAGAGCCAGCTTTATCGTTGGTGCGATCGACAATACTGGTCGAAGATACACATCGTTCGCTGTGGTTTAGACCGCTCCTTTTTCGAGCGAGAGATAACCCCCGTACCAGAAACTTCACAGTTAGTTTGCGTCGGCAGACTAAACGAACAAAAAGGGCATTTATTATTGTTAGAAGCAGCCCATCAGCTAGCTTTAGAAGGAATTAAATTTAAGCTGGTTTTAGTAGGAGATGGCGAACTAAGAGCGCAAATTGAAAGCGCGATCGCTCGATATAAGTTACACGATTGCATTACCATTACTGGCTGGGCAAACAATGATGAAGTCTGCCAACAGATGCTTAATTCGCGAGCTACAATTCTGGCTAGTTTTGCCGAAGGTTTGCCCGTAGTGATTATGGAAGCTTTAGCTTTGGGTCGTCCCGTAGTCAGTACCTATATCGCAGGAATACCCGAACTGGTAGAACCCGAAGTTTCAGGTTGGTTAGTTCCTTCTGGTTCGGCAGCAGCTTTAACTAAGGCGATGCGTCAGGTGCTGCAATTACCTACAGAGCAACTGAGTCAAATGGGTCGCAGCGGAGCGGCAAAAGTAGCTCGTCAGCATGATGTAGCGATCGAAGCTAAGAAATTAGCCGCACTATTTAGACAACAGGAATTTCAAATCAAACAGTTAACTACAGAAATAGCGATCGAGCGAGTACCAGTAAGTAGTTCTATTTAA